DNA sequence from the Streptomyces sp. NBC_01497 genome:
GGCCCCCGATGATTGAGATCCTGAACTCCGCGCGACTGGAGCGGGCGAGGGGCACGGGCGCCCTGGTCGCCGACATCCTGCACGCCCTGAAGCAGCGCGCCACGGTCGGGACGAACCTGCTGGAGATCGATCAGTGGGCCAAGGAGATGATCACCGAAGCGGGGGCGCAGTCCTGCTACGTCGACTACGCGCCGTCCTTCGGGCGCGGCCCGTTCGGTCACTACATCTGCACGGCCGTCAACGACGCCGTCCTGCACGGGCGGCCTCACCACTCCACGCTGGCCGACGGGGATCTGCTGACGCTCGACCTGGCCGTGGTCAGGGACGGAGTGGCCGCGGACGCCGCGATCAGCTTCCTGGTGGGCAAGGCCCGGCCCGCGGCGAGCGTCACGATGATCGAGACGACACAACGGGCCCTCGCGGCCGGTATCGCCGCCGCCAAGCCAGGAGCACGCATCGGCGATCTCTCGCACGCCATCGGCACGGTTCTCAGCGACGCGGGCTACCCCGTCAACACCGAGTTCGGCGGCCACGGCATCGGCTCGACGATGCACCAGGACCCGCACGTCCCGAACACCGGACGGCCCGGCCGGGGCTACAAGCTGCGCCCCGGGCTGCTGCTCGCCCTGGAGCCCTGGGTCATGGCCGACACCGCCACGCTCGTCACCGACGCCGACGGCTGGACACTGCGCAGCGCGACGGGCTGCCGCACCGCGCACACCGAACACACCATCGCCATCACCGATGACGGCGCCGAGATCCTCACCCTTCCCACTCCGGCACGGCCGTAAAGCCCTGGTCACCGCTCCGAACCCGAAGGCCGGCACGCAGAACTCCGCACCGGAGTGCGCGCTGCGGCGGCCACGTGCAGGCGGGTGGTCGGCCGTACGCGCGAAAGCCCGGCGGCTCACGCAGGCACCGGGCATCAGCGCGGTCACCTCGGGTGTCGAGGGTGAGGGTGTCGCTGCCCGCCTCCCGGGCGTCGGCCATCAGGCCGGCGGTCCCGCCCGGGTCGCCGGGTGAGCCGACGAAGCCGCCGCCGGCCGACCGCACGGTCAACGCCCTCCCGGACGACGGGAGCCGGACGACGGGCGGGCACCGCTCCCCCCTTGCCGTGGGGGGCGGTCCTAGGACCAGGGGCCTGGTCCTGGCCGTCTGCGACCATGGGGGGGTGACAGAGATCAGGCGCGGCACGCTGAGTGAGCAGACGTTCTACGAGGCGGTCGGCGGCGAGGAGACGTTCCGCCGTCTGGTGCACCGCTTCTACGAGGGTGTCGCGGAGGACCCGCTGCTGCGGCCGATGTACCCGGAGGAAGACCTCGGCCCGGCCGAGGAGCGCTTCCGGCTGTTCCTGATCCAGTACTGGGGCGGCCCGCGCACCTACAGCGAGCAGCGCGGACACCCCCGGTTGCGGATGCGGCACGCGCCGTTCGCGGTCGACAGCGCGGCCCGTGACGCCTGGCTCGCCCGGATGCGGGTGGCCGTCGAGGAGCTGGAGCTGCCGCAGGAGTACGAGCAGCAGCTCTGGGACTACTTCACCTTCGCCGCCCAGTCCATGGTCAACACCCCCGGCTGACCCGGGCCCTGGCCGTGCCCGGGGTGCCCGGCGCGGTGGGGGCACGGCCCGGCCGTACGGGAAGGGCCTCGACCACGCGCCCGGCCGTACGGGAAGGGCCTCGACCACGCGCCCGGCCGCACGGGAAGGGCCCCGGCCACGCGCCCGGCCGTACGGGAAGGGCCCCGGCCAGATCCGCCGTCGTGGCGGTGGCCGGGGCCCTGCGGCGGGCCGTACGGATCTACCGCGCGTAGTGCGCCGCCAGGCGTTCGTGCGCCGACGCGGGCGCGCCCAGGTGGTCCAGGCCGAGCAGCCCCGCACCCAGCACGGGCGGGGCCGTCACCACGTCCACCACGGCCTTGGGTGCCCTGGCCGCCAGCAGTTCGGCGATCCGCTCGTCCAGCTGCGGATGACGGGCGGCGAGCACCCCGCCGCCGAGCAGCACCGGGGCCGGTTCGTCCAGCAGGTCGAGCTTGCCCAGCGCGACGCCGGCCATCACGACGACCTCCTCGGCCAGCCGGTCCACCACCGAGGTGGCGATCGCGTCACCGGCCGCGGCGACCGTGAACAGGACCGGCGTCAGCTCGTGCCGCCGGGCGCTCTCGATGCGGCCCAGGTGCAGCGCCTCGATGAGCTCGTACATGGTGGACAGGCCGAAGTGCGCGGGCAGCGCGCGGACCAGTTCGGTCGGTCCGCCCCTGCCGTCCTCGGCGCGGGCCGCGTGCCACAGCGCCTCCAGCGCGAGGCCGCTGCCGCCGCCCCAGTCGCCGGAGATCTGGCCGATCGCGGGGAAGCGTGCCGTGCGGCCGTCGGGCCGCATGCCCACGCAGTTGATGCCCGCGCCGCACACGACGGCAACACCGCGCGGCGCGTCGCCGCTCGGCAGGCCCGCCCGCAGGATCGCGAAGGTGTCGTTGCGCACGTCGGTGGTCGCCGCCCACCCGCGCTCCTGTATCGCCGCAGCCAACTGCTCCTCCTCGACGGGGAGGTCGGCGTTGGCGAGGCACGCCGAGACGTGCCGTGCCACGCCGGACGCGGACAAGCCCGCGTCCGCCGCGGCGGCGGCCACCGCCACCGCGAGGGTGTCGATGGCCGCCTGTACGCCGACGATCGGCGGCTGGAAGCCGCCGCCGCGGGCCGCGCCGAGCACCGAGCCGTCGGCGCCGATCACGGCCACATCGGTCTTGCTGTTCCCCGCGTCGACCGCCAGGACGGCCGACGGGGGAGTGTCACTCATGCCCACGCCAGGTGCTCCCGGTTGTGGGCGATCAGCTCGTCCGTGAGCTTCTCCGCGTACGCGAACTGCCCGACGAGCGGGTTCGCGAGCAGCGCGTCGTACACCCGGTCCCGGCCGCCGTGCAGCGCGGCCTTGAGCGCCAGGTCCTCGTACGCGGTGGCGTGCGCGATGAGGCCCGCGTACAGCGGGTCGACCGGTGCGACGGCGAGCGGCTCGGCGCCGGTGGTGGTGACCTTCGCCTGTACCTCGATGACCGCGTCGTCCGGCAGGAAGGGCAAGGTGCCCTTGTTGTAGGTGTTGACGACCTGCACCGCGCTGCCCCGGCCGCGCAGGAGCGAGGCCGCCAGGTCCACGGCCGCCTCGGAGTAGTACGCGCCGCCGCGCTTGGCGAGCAGCGCGGGCTTCTCGTCCAGCTTCGGGTCGCCGTACATCTCCAGCAGTTGCTTCTCCATCGCCGCGACCTCGGAGGCGCGGGACGGCTTGGTGCGCAGCTCGCGCACGACCTCGTCGTGCGCGTAGTAGTAGCGCAGGTAGTACGAGGGGACGACGCCGAGCCGCTCGACCACGGCGCGCGGCATGTGCAGGTCCTCGGCGATCGCGGCGCCGTGCTCCGCGAGCAGCTTCGGCAGCACGTCCTCGCCCTCGGGGCCGCCGAGGCGCACCCCCCGCTCCCACGTGAGGTGGTTGAGGCCCACGTGCTCCAGGTAGACCTCGGACGGTGAGACGCCGAGGTGGTTCGCGAACTTCCGCTGGAAGCCGATCGCCACGTTGCACAGGCCGATGGCCTTGTGCCCGGCCTCCAGCAGCGCGCGCGTCACGATCCCGACCGGGTTGGTGAAGTCGATGATCCACGCGTCCGGGTTGGTGCGGCGCACCCGCTCGGCGATGTCCAGTACGACCGGCACCGTGCGCAGCGCCTTGGCGAGGCCGCCCGCGCCGGTCGTCTCCTGGCCGACGCAGCCGCACTCAAGCGGCCATGTCTCGTCCTGGCCGCGGGCGGCCTGGCCGCCGACGCGCAGCTGCAGCAGCACCGCGTCGGCGCCCTCCACGCCCGCGTCCAGGTCGGAGGTGGTGACGATGCGGCCGGGGTGGCCCTGCTTGGCGAAGATGCGGCGCGCGAGGCCCCCCACCAGGTCCAGACGGTCGGCCGCCGGGTCGACGAGCACCAGCTCCTCGATCGGCAGGGTGTCCCTCAGCCGCGCGAATCCGTCAATGAGTTCAGGTGTGTAGGTGGATCCTCCGCCTACCACTGCGAGCTTCATGGTTCCTTAGCCCTTCACTCCGGTGAGGGTGACGCCTTCGACGAAGGCCTTCTGTGCGAAGAAGAACACGATGATGACCGGGGCCATGACCAGCAGGGTCGCGGCCATCGTGATGTTCCAGTTGACGCTGTGCGCGCTCTTGAAGGATTCCAGGCCGTAGCTGAGGGTCCAGGCGCCGGGGTTCTGCGAGGCGTAGATCTGCGGGCCGAAGTAGTCGTTCCAGCAGTAGAAGAACTGGAACAGCGCGACGGCCGCGATGCCGGGCTTCGCCATCGGCACGACCACCCGCAGCAGCGCCCGCAGCTCACCGCAGCCGTCGACCTTCGCCGACTCGATGTACTCGTTGGGGATGGTCAGCAGGAACTGCCGCAGCAGGAAGATCGAGTACGCGTCACCGAACGCCATCGGGATGATCAGCGGCCACAGCGAGCCCGAGAGGTGGAACTGCTGCGCCCACACCAGGTACATGGGGATCACGATGACCTGCGGCGGCAGCATCATCGTCGAGATGACGAGGATCATCGCGAGCCGGCGGCCCTTGAAGCGGAACTTGGCGAGCGCGTAGGCCACCGGGGTCGACGACACCACGGTGAACACGGTGCCGAGGACCGCGTACATCAGCGAGTTCTTCCACCAGCTGAGGAAGCCCGGGGCGTGGAAGACCGTCGCGTAGTTCGACCAGTGCCAGGAGTGCGGCCACAGGTCGCTCGTGAGGGCCTGCTGGTCGCTCATCACCGAGGTGAGGAAGACGAACACGAACGGCAGGACGAAGAACAGGGCGGCGGCTATCGCCAGCGCGTGCACCGCGACCCAGTTGAGGAACTTCTTGCGGCGGTGCGCTCCGGCGCCGCCCGCGTCCGCGCCCGGGGCCGAAGCGGTGAGCGGCGGGTTCAGGGTGGTGGTGGTCATCTCTCAGTCCTCCGCCGGGATCAGGCCCGCGTTCTTGCGCATCAGCAGCAGGGTCACGGCCATCGCGATGACGAACAGCACGAGCGAGAGCACGCACGCCGCGCCGGTGTTGAAGTTCTGGAAGCCCAGCTGGTAGACGAGCTGGGGCACGGTCAGGGTGGAGTGGTCGGGGTAGCCGGGCTGGACGACCGAGCCGGGGCCGATCGAGACACCGGAGGCGATCTTCCCCGCCACCAGGGCCTGCGTGTAGTACTGCATGGTCTGCACGACGCCCGTCACCACCGCGAACAGCACGATCGGGGTGATAGCGGGCCAGGTCACGTAGCGGAACTTGGCGATGGCGCCCGCGCCGTCCAGGTCGGCCGCCTCGTACTGCTCCTTCGGCACGTTGAGCAGCGACGCCATGAAGATGACCATCAGGTCGCCGACACCCCACAGGCCGAGCAGCACCAGCGAGGGCTTCGCCCAGTTCGGGTCGTTGAACCAGGTCGGGCCGTTGATGCCGATCCAGCCGAGCACCCGGTTGACGGGTCCTGTCGACGGGTTGAGCAGGAAGACGAAGGCGACGGTCGCGGCCACCGGCGGTGCCAGGTAGGGCAGGTAGAAGGCGGTGCGGAAGAACCCGACGCCCGTCTTGACCTTGGTGATGAGCAGGCCGATGCCGAGGCCGAACACCACGCGCAGCGCGACCATCACGACGACCAGCCAGATGGTGTTCCACAGGGCCGGGCCGAACAGCGGCATCTGCTCCAGCACGTACTTCCAGTTCTTGAGGCCCACGAAACTGGGCTGCTCGATCTGGTTGTAGTGCATGAAGGAGAAGTAGACGGTCGCGAGTAGCGGATATCCGAAGAAGACGGAGAAGCCGATGAGCCACGGCGACAGGAAGCCCAGCACCTTCAGCCGGTGCCTGTTGCGCTTCCGCTTCAGTGTCATGTCCGGCTGTGTGCCGGTGCCGGAGCGCGCGGACGCGCCGGCCGAGGACGAGAGGGAGAGTGCCATGTGCTGCTCCTCAGCTCTCCGACTGGAGGTCGTCGGCGTCGATCTGTTTGTCGAGGGCCTTCAGGCCCGCGTGGAGGTTCTTCACGCTGCCCTCCTCCTCGGAGTACGCGAAGTCCTGGAAGGAGGTGATGTACATGCCGCCGTTCTCCGACGGGGGGATCGCGGAGCTGTACTTGTTCTGCGCGATCTTGATGAACGCCCGGAAGTTGGGGTCGGGCGTCAGCTTCGGCGAGGCGAGCGCGGCGTTCGTGGAGGGCACGTTGTGGATCGCGTTGGCGAAGTCCACCACCTGGTCCGTGTTGGTCGTCAGGAACTTGACCAGCTCCCAGGCCGCGTTCTGGTGCGTGCTGCTGTGCGCGATGCCGGTGACGGTGCCGGTCAGGTAGCCGCGGCCGTACGTGTCGGCCTGGTCGTCCGGGACCGGCAGCGGCGCGACGGCCCAGTGGAACTTGGCACCGGCGTCCTTCAGCATCAGGCCGCGCCACTCGCCGTCCATGTGCATCGCCAGCTTGCCCTGGAGGAAGGCGTTGCCGTCCGAGTACTCGTCACCGAAGCCGGCGCGCAGGTTCTCCAGCTTCTGGTGTCCGCCCTCGGCCGCCGAGATGTCGTTCATGGACGTGAAGAACTTGGTGACCGCGGGGTCGTCGGCGAGCTGCGCCTTGCCCTGCTTGTCGAAATAGGTGGGGCCCCACTGCGCCAGCATGCGGTCCGGGCTGTTCTGGTACAGACGGAAGTTGGGCATGAACCCGGCGCGGGTGATCGAGCCGTTCTTGGCGTGCTTCGTCAGCTTGACCGCGTCGGCCTGGAACTCGGACATGGTCTTCGGCGGGGTGGCGATGCCGGCCGCCTTGAAGTCGTCCTTGTTGTAGTAGAGCCCGTACGCGTCGGCCAGCAGCGGCAGCGCGCACTGGTCGCCCTTGTACTGGGTGTAGTCGAGCAGGGTCTTCGGGAAGACCTTGCTCTTGTCGATCCCGTCCTTCTGCAGGAACGGGTCGAGGTCGGCCCACATACCGGACGAGCAGTACTGGCCGACGTTGTTCGTGGTGAAGGACGTCACCACGTCCGGGGTGTCGGAACCACCGGCGCGCAGCGCCTGGTTGATGGTGTCGTCCGAGACGTTGCCGGTGGACTGCACCTTGATGTTCGGGTGCAGCTTCTCGAAGCGGGCGATGCTGGCGTTGATCGCCTTGACCTCGTTGCTGTCCGACCAGCCGTGCCAGAACTTCAGCGTGACCGGTTTGGTCGGATCGTCATGGGCGCTGCCGGTGCTCGGATTGGCACATCCGGCGAGCAGCAGTGCCGCGGCGGCGCCGAATGCCACGGGCACGCAGGAGCGTATACGCCAACCTGCCATGTCGGACTTCCTTTGCGAGGAGGGAACGGACGGGGAAGGGACAATATGGATTAATCGGTACAAAACACAGCTGTGGGGGTAGGGGAGACCACACCGACGACCCGTGGTGGGGAGGCCGGGCGGTGGAAGGGAGCGCGGAGGCCGGTCCGGCCTACCGCGCGGTATCGAAGCGGCTCGTGTCGAAGACCGCGTCCCTGGCCTGCGTGAGCGCGGTGCGCAGCGCCCCCGTCAGGATCGGATCGCCGTCGATGTCACTGATCCGCAGCAGGGGCCTCGGCAGTGCGAGCCCGGTGAGTTCGGCGTCCACCGCCTCACGCAGCGCTTCGCCGCCCGCCTGGGCCACGGAGCCCGAGAGCACCACGAGTTCCGGATCGACCACCGCGACCACCGCGGCGATCCCGGTGGCGAGGCGTTCGGCGACGGTCCTGCGTACGGCCTCGTCCGCCAGCGCCTCGTCCAGTGGGGCGCCGCCGGCGAGCGCCCGGACGGCGACCGCGGAGACCTGGCTCTGGAAACCGCCGCCCGCGTCGTCGCCCGCCCACGCGGCGGAGCCGCCGCGGGCCAGCGGGGCGCCGGGCAGGGGCATGTAGCCGATCTCGCCCGCGCCGCCGGTCGCGCCGCGCAGCAGCGTGCCGCCGAGCACGATCGCGGCGCCGACGCCCCGGTCGAGCCAGGTCAGCACGTAGTCGTCGAAGTCCTGGGCGGCGCCCTCGTACTGTTCGGCGAGCGCCGCGAGGTTCACGTCGTTCTCGATGACGACGGGGGTGCCGAGTACCTCGGCGAGGTCGGCGAGCAGCGTGCGGGAGTGCCAGCCGGGCAGGTGCGGCGCGTACCGCAGTTCGCCGCTGGAGCGGTCGATCGCGCCGGGCGTGCCGATGACCGCGCAGTGCAGGTCGCCGTGGCCGACCCCGGCCTCGGCGAGCGCGCCGTCCACGGCCTCGGCGACGAGTTGGGCCGTGCGGCCCCGGACGTCCGCGGCGACGGCGTCCGCCTCGACCCGGCAGGTGCCCACCACCGCGCCGGTGATGTCGGCGATCTGGGCGCTGATGCCGGTGTGGCCGACGGCGAGCGCGGCGACGTACGAGGCCGTCGGCTCGATCTCGTACAGCGCCGCGTTGGGTCCTGGGCGGCCGCTCACCCTGCCGGTGGCGCGGACCAGGCCCGCGGCCTCCAGGCGGTTGAGCAACTGGGACGCGGTGGGCTTGGACAGCCCGGTCAGTTCACCGATCCTGGTCCTGGTCAGCGGGCCGTGTGCGATGAGCAGATCGAGCGCCGCCCGGTCGTTCATCGCCCGCAGCACTCTGGGGGTGCCCGGTGAAGGTGTCGTCGTGCTCACGCCCGGACCTGTTTCCTCGACTGATGAATCACCGATCACTGTTAGGAAGGTTTCCTAATCGGTTGCGAGGAACGTATGACCCGCGTAAGGGCGGCGTCAATACCCCAAACCGCCGGTTTTCCGCAGGCAACCAAAGCGTTACGTGGGCGGGTACGGAAGAACGGACGGAAGGGGGGCAGCCACCTCCGGCCATGGGCGTGGTCCTGGACGGCCGCCACGGATGGCCCCAGGGGGCGGCCCCCGGGAGGCCGTCGAGGACCGGCTCGCGCGTCCCTCGCCCGCCTGGGTCCAGCTGGGTCACTCTCCGCCCGGCCCGCGGCCGTGCCGGCGGCACACAATGGGCTGATGGATCAGAACACGGAGCTGCGGGACTTCCTCCGCTCGCGCCGGGGCCGGCTGAGCCCCGAGGCGGCGGGCCTGGCGCCAGGAGGAGGCGCCCGCAGGGTGCCTGGGCTGCGCCGGGAGGAGGTGGCGCACCTGGCCGGGATGAGCACCGACTACTACACCCGCCTGGAACAGGGCCGTCACCCGCACGTCTCCGGGGGCGTGCTGGACGCGGTGGCGCGCGCCCTGCGCATGGACGACGTGGAACGCGACTACCTGTTCGAGCTCGTCCGGGCACGCATCGCGCGCCCTGCCCGGAGCCCTGGCACGGTGACGCGGCGGGTGCGGCCGGAAGTGCATCAGATGCTGGACGTCCTGGGCGACGTCGCACCGGCGGTGGTCATCAACCACCGTCAGGACGTGCTGGCCTCCAACCGCCTGGCCCGAGCCCTGATCACGGACTTCGAGGTGCTGGCCGGCCGGCAGCGCAACCTCGCCCGGCTGGTCCTGCTCGACCCGGCCGTCCGCGCACTGTTCGTGGACTGGGAGGAGATGGCGGAGATCACCGTGGCAGTCCTGCGACTGGCGTCCGGCCGTCACCCCGACGACGCCCTGCTCAACGAGCTGATCGGCGAAGTGATGGCCAAGGTGCCGAAGGCGGGGACCTGGTGGGCGAGCCACCGGATCTCCCAGTGCGTGCACGCGACGACCCCGCTCCACCACCCTGTGGTCGGTCCGCTCACCCTGCGCTTCGAGACGCTGTCGTTCCCCGCCGATCCCGACCACACCCTGGGCCTGTTCACGGCGGAACCCGGCTCCCCTTCCGCGCAGGCCCTTTCCCTGCTGGCCAGTTGGACCGCGCCCGAGATCCGTGCGGACCCGGAGGTACCGGGCCGCACCGGTCCCGGCGAACCGCACCGCACCTGAGGTCCCTGTGACCCGCGGCCCGCGCGGCCCGCGGGTCGGACGGCCCGGCCCGTTCGAACCTGGTTCCAGCTGGGCCAGGCCGGGGGCCGCAAGGCGGCGGCCGGGGCGTGAGGGTGGAGAAGTGCCCGCGCCGCGCTCGAAGGATCGTGGAGCGCCGGGCGCGATCCCTCCACCCGTCGATGCGAAGGAAACCGTATGAGCACCATCGGTCTGATCGGCAGCGGCCTGATCGGTTCCACCGTCGCCCGCCTGGCTGTGGCAGCCGGCCATGACGTCGTCCTCAGCAACCGGCGCGGCCCCGACACCCTGAAGGACCTCGTGGCGGACCTGGGCCCGCGCGCCCGCGCCGCCACTCCCGCCGAAGCCGCCGAGGCCGGCGACCTGGTCGTGGTGACGGTCCCGCTGCACGCCTACACCAGCGTCCCGGCTGCTCCGCTGGGCGGGAAGACCGTGATCGACACCGACAACTACTACCCGGACCGGGACGAGCACATCGCCGCGCTGGACGACGAGTCCACCACGACCAGCGAACTCCTCCAGGACCACCTGCACGGGTCCCACGTGGTCAAGGCGTTCAACAACATCACCCACGCCCACCTGGCCGCCCTCGCCCGCCGGGCCGGCGCCCCCGACCGCTCCACGCTCGCGATCGCCGGTGACGACGCGGACGCCAAGCGGCAGGTCGTCGCCTTCCTCGGCTCGATCGGCTACGACACCCTGGACGCCGGGCCGCTCGCCGAGGGCTGGCGCTTCCAGCGCGACACCCCGGCCTACTGCGTGCCGTACTTCGGCGCGGGCTACACCACGGCGGACGCCCTCCGGGGCGCCGACGTCGGCCCGGGACAGCAGGTGACGGCCGAGACGCTGCGCCGCCGGCTGGCCGAGGCGCGCCGCTACCGCGACATGTGACATGTGAGCCGCACACGGGCCCCGGCCGCGACACCGTCACGCGGCCGGCGGCCTACGCGGCTGGTACCTCCAGGCGACCGGGCCGTCACGCGGGCGGGGCTGTCACGGGGCCGGGACCTTCACGCGGCCGGGGCTGTCGGTGGCCGGGGCCCGGTGTCGCGGCCGGGGGCTACTTGTTGACGTTCGGCTGGGCGGACGGCAGCGGCGACGCCTCAGTCGACTGCGGGGATGTCGGGCTGGCCAGCGCGGACGGCGGGGCGACCCCGGCCGAGGGGTCGGCCACGTCCTCCGCCACGAGGGGCAGCGCACCGCCCACGAGGGGGATGCCCGCCTCGTCGAACGCCTGCTTGATCCGCCAGCGCAGCTCCCGCTCCACCCGCAGCGACTGGCCGGGCATCGTCTTCGCGGACAGCCGGATCGTCATCGAGTCCAACTGCACGGAATCGAGGCCCAGGACCTCCACGGGGCCCCAGAGGCGCTCGTTCCACGGGTCCTCCTTGGCCAGCTGCTCCGTGGTGGCGAGAATGACCGACCGCACCCGGTCCAGATCCTCGGTGGGCCGCACCGTCACATCGACACCGGCGGTCGCCCAGCCCTGGCTGAGGTTCCCTATCCGCTTGACCTCGCCGTTGCGCACGTACCAGATCTCGCCGCCCTCGCCGCGCAGCTTCGTCACCCGCAGCCCGACCTCGATGACCTCGCCGGACGCGACCCCCGCGTCGATCGTGTCGCCCACGCCGTACTGGTCCTCCAGGATCATGAACACACCGGAGAGGAAGTCCGTGACCAGGTTGCGCGCGCCGAATCCCAGTGCGACGCCGGCCACCCCGGCCGAGGCGAGCAGGGGCGCCAGATTGATGTTCAGCGCCCCCAGCACCATCAGCGCGGCCGTGCCGAGGATCAGGAACGACGTCACCGAGCGCAGCACGGAACCGATCGCCTCGGAGCGCTGTCTGCGCCGCTCCGCGTTGACCAGCAGGCCGCCGAGCGCGGTGCCCTCCACCGCCTGCACACTGCGGTTCATCCGGGCGATCAGCCGGGTCAGGGCCTTGCGCAGCAACTGCCGCAGCACCAGCGCGATCAGCGTGATCAGGATGATGCGCAGCCCGACGCTCAGCCAGGTGGACCAGTTCTGCCCGACCCAGCTCGCCGCGTCGTTCGCCCGCTCCGTGGCCTCGCCGAGGCTGTCGGGCGCGGGGTTCGGGGCGGCGAGCGGCACGCCCGCCGGCAGGGACCAGGACACGACGGAAAACCTCCAGATGGCGCCGGGCGGCGGATCCTCCACACTAACGGCCCACCGGCGGCGTCCCGGTGTCCCCGTGGAGGGGAGAGACCTGTTTCACGTGGGAAGAAATGGGCTGTGGTCGAAAACACCCTGAGCCTGTTACCCGGTCGTGGTGGCGTTTCGACCAGGCATGAGGAGAGACTGAGAGCAGATCGTCCCGGCGCCAGCCACGCG
Encoded proteins:
- a CDS encoding mechanosensitive ion channel family protein; the protein is MSWSLPAGVPLAAPNPAPDSLGEATERANDAASWVGQNWSTWLSVGLRIILITLIALVLRQLLRKALTRLIARMNRSVQAVEGTALGGLLVNAERRRQRSEAIGSVLRSVTSFLILGTAALMVLGALNINLAPLLASAGVAGVALGFGARNLVTDFLSGVFMILEDQYGVGDTIDAGVASGEVIEVGLRVTKLRGEGGEIWYVRNGEVKRIGNLSQGWATAGVDVTVRPTEDLDRVRSVILATTEQLAKEDPWNERLWGPVEVLGLDSVQLDSMTIRLSAKTMPGQSLRVERELRWRIKQAFDEAGIPLVGGALPLVAEDVADPSAGVAPPSALASPTSPQSTEASPLPSAQPNVNK